A stretch of the Mesorhizobium huakuii genome encodes the following:
- a CDS encoding fatty acid desaturase family protein, translating to MDHRDIIASLTPEERSRLTAKSDAAGLVQLGAHWGAIVALGSLIAAKVPFWPLLMLPQGILIVFLFTLLHETVHRTAFETQWLNDAVARICSLALALPADWFRYFHFAHHRFTQDPENDPELAFPKPETLRQYLVHVSGIPLWWGHLKTLYANAFGGSQESYVPPKGRPKVRAEARAMIAFYAVVFLLAVYFRLTVLLYVWIIPALLGQPFLRLYLLAEHGRCPFVANMLENTRTTLTNWVVRKLAWNMPFHAEHHAYPGVPFHQLPQFHALIERHLKVVEPGYVSFHEKYLEALR from the coding sequence ATGGACCATCGCGACATCATCGCGTCACTAACCCCGGAAGAGCGCAGTCGCCTGACCGCCAAGTCCGATGCTGCGGGTCTCGTGCAGCTCGGCGCCCACTGGGGTGCGATTGTGGCCCTTGGATCGCTGATTGCAGCCAAGGTACCATTCTGGCCGTTGCTGATGCTGCCGCAAGGCATCCTGATCGTGTTCCTGTTCACGCTGCTGCACGAGACGGTTCATCGCACCGCCTTCGAGACGCAGTGGTTGAACGATGCCGTGGCGCGGATCTGCAGCCTGGCGCTGGCGCTGCCGGCCGACTGGTTCCGCTATTTCCATTTCGCCCATCACCGCTTCACGCAGGACCCCGAGAACGATCCGGAGCTGGCCTTTCCCAAACCGGAAACGCTGCGGCAGTATCTCGTGCATGTTTCCGGCATCCCGCTGTGGTGGGGCCATCTCAAGACGCTCTACGCCAATGCCTTTGGCGGCAGCCAGGAAAGCTATGTGCCGCCGAAAGGCCGGCCCAAGGTGCGAGCCGAAGCGCGTGCCATGATTGCCTTCTATGCCGTCGTCTTTCTGCTCGCCGTTTATTTCCGGCTCACCGTGCTTCTCTATGTCTGGATCATTCCCGCTCTGCTCGGCCAGCCGTTTCTGCGCCTCTATCTCCTGGCCGAGCACGGCCGCTGTCCGTTCGTTGCCAACATGCTGGAGAATACAAGAACCACGCTGACCAATTGGGTGGTGCGCAAGTTGGCGTGGAACATGCCGTTCCATGCCGAGCATCATGCCTATCCCGGTGTGCCCTTTCATCAATTGCCGCAGTTTCACGCGCTGATCGAGCGGCATCTGAAGGTGGTCGAGCCCGGCTATGTCAGCTTCCACGAGAAATATCTGGAAGCGCTGCGTTGA
- a CDS encoding DUF2339 domain-containing protein has protein sequence MFESLIGLVAIIALFVIISRQQSRIGLIERELGALRSLVLSGAAPPVAKPAERIAADAKADAAPMAAAAADIASPVVSEPVTQAPATETEAPAGEALPGPWSAGEAPKAAEPVEPIAAAKAPGKPDIETALGTRWAVWVGGIALALGGLFLIRYTIEAGIFGPGVRLTMAAVLGLVLVAGGEFIRRTGFKVPVQGVAGAYIPAILTAAGAFILFGTVYAAHGIYGFIGPALAFTLLGAIGVATIVAALVHGQALAGIGLVGSMATPALVSSQAPNPWALFVYLAIVLAATAAIARMRDWKFLIAAAFFGTGAWTIAYMTNAPGADLAVILFIDAVTLAVLALVWLGSRGGEEETAKKGFDWPSIVPGVFVAFSALGLSVDSTLVAAGDALPGALVIVALVATALYRPRAVPLLHAAGLVSVMIYLGIIPPTTIGSDLSQGNVGFDGLRVAAGNPLTLRIGIGLGLVFVGAGFWAARRFAAVAQIRAACWAAWGIAAPLVILLALWLTYGNLDRDFVYAAAAALLVVVFAGGGEWIARAEEPPLKGGMAVSFALGGAAIAGLLMLHMAFNSGWTTILLGAAAIVPAQATRWRSYPVLGWISVGAAIAVLGRVAFDPTIVGAEFLSKTPVFNWLLPGYGVPALAFGFAAWQLVRTTNGRPRLAMEAAAALFALLAVAMLVRHAMHGGVIDTGAMTLAEQAIYTLIAIGAGAILVAVDMRSPSSVLRYGSMAAGVVSVAFIVIRHFVVLNPLLTDESTGQIPVFNLLFLAYLLPAIAAGGLALYARDKRPKWYAQMLAVVAAVLALAYATLSVRRLFKGEFIGLWSGLGQLETYTYSALWLVIGVALLTAGVWLKSQVLRIASAALIAIAVLKVFLFDMSELEGVLRALSFIGLGAVLIGIGLFYQRLLTRAARENG, from the coding sequence ATGTTTGAAAGCCTGATCGGGCTTGTCGCCATCATCGCCTTGTTCGTCATCATTTCGCGCCAGCAGAGCCGCATCGGCCTTATCGAGCGCGAACTTGGCGCACTGCGCAGTCTCGTCCTTTCGGGCGCGGCGCCGCCGGTAGCCAAGCCGGCAGAACGGATAGCGGCCGATGCCAAGGCCGACGCGGCGCCGATGGCTGCGGCAGCGGCCGATATCGCCTCGCCAGTGGTGAGCGAACCGGTCACGCAGGCGCCAGCTACAGAAACGGAAGCTCCGGCCGGCGAGGCTTTGCCCGGCCCCTGGTCCGCGGGCGAGGCTCCGAAGGCAGCAGAACCTGTCGAGCCGATTGCAGCGGCCAAGGCCCCCGGCAAGCCGGATATCGAAACGGCGCTCGGCACGCGCTGGGCGGTCTGGGTCGGCGGCATCGCACTGGCGCTGGGTGGTCTGTTCCTGATCCGCTACACCATCGAGGCCGGCATTTTCGGCCCTGGCGTGCGGCTCACCATGGCGGCGGTGCTCGGGCTGGTGCTGGTCGCCGGCGGCGAGTTCATTCGCCGCACCGGCTTCAAGGTGCCGGTGCAAGGTGTTGCCGGCGCCTATATTCCGGCGATCCTGACGGCGGCCGGTGCCTTCATCCTGTTCGGCACCGTCTATGCCGCCCATGGCATTTACGGCTTCATCGGCCCGGCGCTTGCCTTCACGCTGCTCGGCGCCATCGGCGTCGCGACGATCGTCGCTGCTCTCGTTCACGGTCAGGCCCTGGCCGGCATTGGTCTCGTAGGCTCCATGGCGACGCCGGCGCTTGTGTCCTCGCAGGCGCCAAATCCATGGGCGCTGTTCGTCTATCTGGCGATCGTGCTTGCCGCCACAGCGGCGATCGCCCGCATGCGCGACTGGAAATTCCTGATAGCGGCCGCTTTCTTCGGCACCGGCGCCTGGACCATCGCCTACATGACGAACGCGCCCGGCGCCGACCTTGCCGTCATCCTGTTCATCGACGCCGTGACGCTTGCGGTGCTTGCCCTTGTCTGGCTGGGCAGTCGTGGCGGCGAAGAGGAAACGGCAAAAAAGGGTTTCGACTGGCCGTCGATCGTGCCGGGCGTTTTTGTTGCGTTTTCGGCGCTGGGCCTATCCGTCGATTCCACACTTGTCGCTGCCGGCGATGCCTTGCCGGGCGCCCTGGTCATCGTCGCCCTTGTCGCCACCGCGCTCTACCGACCGCGCGCGGTGCCGCTTCTGCATGCCGCGGGTCTGGTGAGCGTGATGATCTATCTCGGCATCATTCCGCCCACCACCATCGGCTCCGATTTGTCCCAAGGCAATGTAGGCTTTGACGGCCTGCGGGTGGCGGCCGGAAATCCCTTGACGCTGCGTATCGGCATTGGTCTCGGCCTGGTCTTCGTCGGCGCCGGTTTCTGGGCCGCCCGCCGTTTCGCCGCTGTCGCGCAGATCCGCGCGGCATGCTGGGCGGCATGGGGCATCGCTGCGCCGCTGGTCATCCTGCTGGCGCTGTGGCTCACCTACGGCAATCTCGACCGCGACTTTGTCTACGCCGCCGCAGCAGCGCTGCTGGTGGTGGTTTTCGCCGGCGGCGGCGAGTGGATCGCGCGTGCCGAAGAGCCGCCGCTCAAAGGCGGCATGGCCGTGTCGTTTGCCCTCGGTGGCGCGGCGATCGCCGGCCTCTTGATGCTGCACATGGCCTTCAATTCCGGCTGGACCACCATCCTGCTCGGTGCCGCTGCCATCGTACCGGCGCAGGCAACGCGTTGGCGCTCTTACCCGGTGCTTGGCTGGATTTCGGTGGGCGCGGCGATCGCCGTGCTTGGCCGCGTTGCCTTCGATCCAACCATCGTCGGCGCCGAATTCCTCTCCAAAACACCGGTGTTCAACTGGCTTCTGCCGGGCTATGGCGTCCCGGCGCTGGCCTTCGGCTTCGCTGCCTGGCAGCTCGTCCGCACCACCAACGGCCGGCCGCGCCTCGCCATGGAAGCGGCAGCCGCGCTGTTTGCGCTGCTTGCCGTTGCCATGCTGGTGCGTCACGCCATGCATGGCGGTGTCATCGACACGGGGGCGATGACGCTTGCCGAGCAGGCGATCTACACCCTGATTGCCATCGGTGCCGGCGCCATCCTGGTCGCCGTCGACATGCGCTCGCCAAGCTCGGTGCTACGCTATGGTTCGATGGCCGCCGGCGTGGTTTCGGTTGCCTTCATCGTCATCCGGCATTTCGTGGTGCTGAACCCGCTGCTCACCGACGAATCGACAGGCCAGATCCCGGTGTTCAACCTGTTGTTCCTCGCCTATCTCCTGCCGGCCATCGCTGCCGGCGGGCTGGCGCTGTATGCCCGCGACAAGCGGCCGAAATGGTATGCGCAGATGTTGGCGGTGGTGGCGGCCGTGCTTGCCCTGGCCTATGCCACGCTGTCGGTGAGGCGGCTGTTCAAGGGCGAGTTCATCGGCCTGTGGAGCGGGCTCGGCCAATTGGAGACTTACACCTATTCGGCGCTCTGGCTGGTGATCGGCGTGGCGCTGCTCACCGCCGGCGTCTGGCTGAAGTCGCAGGTGCTGCGCATTGCCTCGGCCGCGCTGATCGCGATCGCCGTGCTGAAGGTCTTCCTCTTCGACATGTCGGAACTGGAAGGCGTGCTCAGGGCGCTATCCTTCATCGGCCTGGGCGCCGTGCTGATCGGCATCGGCCTGTTCTACCAGCGGCTTTTGACCAGGGCAGCGAGGGAAAACGGATAA
- a CDS encoding DUF3303 domain-containing protein encodes MQFIVIEDFTDCDRKDIYRRFRDRGRLKPEELVVHHSWIAADMSRCFLLVETDDVTLLQRWVIEWADLVEFEIIPVATNKDMVAALSGHL; translated from the coding sequence ATGCAGTTCATCGTGATCGAGGATTTCACCGACTGCGATCGCAAGGATATCTATCGCCGCTTCCGCGATCGGGGCCGCCTGAAGCCGGAGGAACTTGTCGTGCACCACAGCTGGATCGCGGCGGATATGAGCCGCTGCTTCCTGCTCGTGGAGACGGACGACGTCACGCTGCTGCAGCGCTGGGTCATCGAATGGGCTGATCTGGTCGAGTTCGAGATCATTCCCGTGGCGACGAACAAGGATATGGTGGCGGCCTTGAGCGGGCACCTCTGA
- a CDS encoding SDR family oxidoreductase, whose product MTNKLEGKIAVVTGGSSGIGLGIAKRFAAEGAHVYITGRRQAEIDKAVAAIGKNATGIQADSTSFTDLDRLYAQVKAQSGRIDVLSVNAGGGSMLPLGQITEQHFDETFDRNVKAVLFTVQKALALLADGASVILTGSTAGSTGAAAFSVYSASKAALRNFARSWIIDLKERQIRVNILSPGPTRTTGLAELAGPEAEQQKGLLDFLATQVPMGRLGDPNEIGKAAVFLASDDSSFVTGAELFVDGGTAQV is encoded by the coding sequence ATGACAAACAAACTCGAAGGAAAGATCGCCGTGGTTACCGGCGGCAGCAGCGGTATCGGCCTTGGCATTGCCAAGCGCTTCGCCGCGGAAGGTGCGCATGTCTACATTACCGGACGGCGACAGGCCGAGATCGACAAGGCCGTCGCGGCAATCGGCAAAAACGCCACCGGTATCCAGGCCGACTCGACCAGTTTCACCGATCTCGACCGTCTCTACGCTCAGGTGAAAGCGCAAAGCGGCCGTATCGATGTGCTCTCGGTTAACGCCGGCGGTGGTTCCATGCTGCCGCTCGGCCAGATAACCGAACAGCACTTCGACGAGACATTCGACCGCAACGTCAAGGCGGTACTGTTCACGGTGCAGAAAGCGCTCGCACTGTTGGCCGACGGTGCCTCGGTAATCCTGACCGGTTCGACCGCTGGCTCAACCGGCGCGGCGGCGTTCAGCGTCTATAGCGCGTCGAAGGCTGCGCTGCGCAATTTTGCCCGCAGTTGGATAATCGACCTTAAGGAGCGACAGATCCGCGTCAACATCCTCAGCCCCGGTCCGACCCGTACGACAGGCCTCGCCGAGCTTGCCGGACCCGAAGCCGAACAGCAGAAGGGTTTGCTTGATTTCCTCGCTACCCAGGTGCCGATGGGGCGGCTCGGCGACCCTAACGAGATCGGCAAGGCGGCAGTGTTCCTGGCCTCTGATGATTCCAGCTTTGTCACCGGAGCCGAGCTGTTCGTCGACGGCGGCACCGCCCAGGTCTAG
- a CDS encoding RNA polymerase sigma factor, producing the protein MDEKKAAILGEIPRLRRYARSLLRDRDSADDLVQDCLERALMRLDNWQTGESPRRWLFTIMHHLFIDQMRKVNRRGEAAMLPLEAGEAVAQPAEQLEGIASREIIDALQAISPDRRAALVMVAIEGFSYAEAANILGVPAGTLMSRIARGREELRGLLDDTARRRAIRIVEK; encoded by the coding sequence ATGGACGAAAAGAAGGCAGCAATCCTTGGCGAAATACCGCGCCTGCGCCGCTACGCACGCTCGCTGTTGCGCGACCGCGATTCTGCTGACGACCTCGTTCAGGACTGCCTCGAGCGCGCGCTCATGCGGCTCGACAACTGGCAGACGGGAGAAAGCCCCAGGAGGTGGCTGTTTACGATCATGCATCATTTGTTCATCGACCAGATGCGCAAGGTGAACCGTCGCGGCGAAGCGGCGATGCTGCCGCTCGAAGCCGGCGAGGCGGTGGCCCAGCCTGCCGAGCAACTGGAGGGCATCGCCTCACGCGAGATCATCGACGCGCTGCAGGCGATCAGCCCCGATCGCCGCGCCGCCCTTGTCATGGTCGCCATCGAAGGCTTTTCCTATGCCGAGGCCGCCAACATTCTGGGCGTGCCCGCCGGCACGCTGATGTCGCGCATTGCGCGCGGGCGTGAGGAATTGCGCGGCTTGCTGGATGACACGGCGCGCCGCCGCGCGATAAGGATCGTCGAGAAATGA
- a CDS encoding LysR substrate-binding domain-containing protein — protein MVTSPSLKGLQAFEAAARTGSFAAAAEELSVSAAAVSQLIRTVEEQMGRKLFHRVNRRVVLTEAGVEMLPRLTMAFQEIGSVSRELGGDAFRPRLVVSVPPSMAMGWLSQRLAGFVAGHGAADISLRGDDDPVPFDRELIDIRLSYGPHYREHPTEDIARDAVYPVCAPGLASAIKADGGPLAGLPLIHTDWGPTGASFPSWRNWFEAAGVQPGRAAQRGLSANSSRAALDLAISGLGVALAQGVYCAQAVEDGRLVRPAARAIALRLPYCLTIPERSARRDVVAAFRDWLINECQRAVGSPALR, from the coding sequence ATGGTCACATCTCCATCCCTGAAAGGACTTCAGGCCTTCGAGGCCGCGGCGCGCACGGGCAGCTTTGCCGCGGCGGCGGAGGAGCTTTCGGTCTCGGCGGCAGCTGTCAGCCAGCTTATCCGCACCGTCGAGGAACAGATGGGGCGCAAGCTGTTTCATCGGGTCAACCGCAGAGTTGTGCTCACCGAGGCTGGCGTGGAGATGCTGCCGCGGCTGACCATGGCCTTCCAGGAAATCGGCAGTGTCTCGCGCGAATTGGGCGGCGATGCATTCCGCCCGCGCCTGGTGGTCTCTGTGCCGCCATCCATGGCCATGGGCTGGCTCTCGCAGCGTCTTGCCGGCTTCGTCGCCGGCCATGGCGCCGCCGACATATCTCTGCGCGGTGACGACGACCCGGTGCCGTTCGATCGTGAGCTGATCGACATCAGGCTCTCCTACGGTCCGCACTATCGCGAGCACCCGACAGAGGACATCGCCCGGGACGCCGTCTATCCCGTCTGCGCGCCGGGCCTTGCCAGCGCGATCAAGGCGGATGGCGGTCCGCTCGCCGGGCTGCCGCTGATCCATACCGACTGGGGGCCGACCGGCGCCTCGTTTCCGTCCTGGCGCAACTGGTTCGAAGCTGCCGGTGTCCAGCCCGGCCGGGCAGCGCAACGCGGCCTGTCGGCCAACTCGTCGCGTGCGGCACTCGATCTCGCCATTTCGGGGCTGGGTGTGGCGCTGGCGCAAGGGGTCTATTGTGCGCAAGCGGTGGAGGATGGCAGGCTTGTCCGGCCCGCCGCCAGGGCGATCGCGTTGCGTCTGCCCTATTGCCTGACCATTCCGGAGCGCAGCGCCAGGCGCGATGTCGTGGCAGCGTTCCGCGATTGGCTGATCAACGAATGCCAGCGCGCGGTGGGCTCGCCGGCGCTGCGTTGA
- a CDS encoding RimK family protein: MTWVILTGRQSDLDQVATPHKIITNRDYLAHPSLFRGQRPKVINLSNNYGYQSRGYYASLLASSRGHKVIPTVETMIDLSERKLYEHALPELELALNKCRKDLGGAFPAKVCIFFGIGPSKVWDRFAKLLFDWFRAPALEVHIKDSAEWASIRKIGFHPLARMTEDEEKSFIQCLETYTNREWRDTKGRTPARYTFATLVDPHEELPPSEISSLRYWAKIAEKMGVEIEPITKKDLAKLANYDALFIRETTSISNHTYRFARRAQQEGMPVIDDPLSMIRCTNKVYLNELMSYNKVPVPPTVMIAGTSDFELAAQTLGFPLVLKIPDSSFSRGVKKCENLEELTRLATEWLEDSDLLIAQKFIPTEYDWRVGVLGGQPLFAVHYLMAKKHWQIVNHKANGKPDQGGIKTFTLKETPPHVVETAVKAARCIGDGLYGVDLKETKDGVFVIEVNDNPNLDHGWEDSGEKDEVWVRLTQWFLERLDRPGRQ; this comes from the coding sequence ATGACCTGGGTCATCCTTACCGGCCGGCAGAGCGATCTCGACCAGGTGGCGACACCGCACAAGATCATCACCAATCGCGATTATCTCGCGCATCCGTCGCTGTTCCGCGGCCAGCGGCCGAAGGTCATCAACCTGTCGAACAACTATGGCTACCAGAGCCGCGGCTACTATGCCTCGCTGCTGGCGAGTTCGCGCGGCCACAAGGTCATCCCGACCGTCGAGACGATGATCGACCTGTCGGAGCGCAAGCTCTACGAACATGCGCTGCCGGAGCTGGAACTGGCGCTCAACAAATGCCGCAAGGACCTCGGCGGCGCCTTTCCGGCCAAGGTGTGCATCTTCTTCGGCATCGGGCCGTCGAAGGTGTGGGACCGCTTCGCGAAGCTCCTGTTCGACTGGTTCCGGGCGCCGGCGCTCGAGGTCCATATCAAGGACAGCGCCGAATGGGCGTCGATCCGCAAGATCGGCTTCCATCCGCTGGCGCGCATGACCGAGGACGAAGAAAAGAGCTTCATCCAGTGCCTGGAGACCTACACCAACCGCGAATGGCGCGACACCAAGGGGCGCACGCCGGCGCGCTACACTTTCGCCACGCTGGTCGATCCGCATGAGGAATTGCCGCCGTCGGAAATCTCGTCGCTGCGCTACTGGGCCAAGATCGCCGAAAAGATGGGCGTCGAAATCGAGCCGATCACCAAAAAGGATCTCGCCAAGCTCGCGAACTACGATGCGCTGTTCATCCGCGAGACCACCTCGATCTCCAACCACACCTATCGCTTCGCCCGCCGCGCCCAGCAGGAAGGCATGCCGGTCATCGACGATCCGCTGTCGATGATCCGCTGCACCAACAAGGTCTATCTCAACGAACTGATGTCCTACAACAAGGTGCCGGTGCCGCCGACAGTGATGATCGCTGGCACCTCTGACTTCGAACTGGCGGCACAGACGCTTGGCTTCCCGCTGGTGTTGAAGATTCCGGACTCCTCCTTCTCGCGCGGGGTCAAGAAATGCGAGAACCTAGAGGAACTGACACGGCTTGCGACCGAATGGCTGGAGGATTCCGACCTCCTCATCGCCCAGAAATTCATTCCAACCGAATATGACTGGCGCGTCGGCGTGCTCGGCGGCCAGCCGCTGTTTGCCGTGCACTATCTGATGGCCAAGAAGCACTGGCAGATCGTCAACCACAAGGCCAATGGCAAGCCCGACCAGGGCGGTATCAAGACCTTCACCCTGAAGGAGACGCCGCCCCATGTCGTCGAGACCGCGGTCAAGGCGGCACGCTGCATCGGCGATGGCCTTTACGGCGTCGACCTCAAGGAGACCAAGGACGGCGTCTTCGTCATCGAGGTCAACGACAACCCCAATCTCGACCATGGCTGGGAGGATTCTGGCGAGAAGGACGAGGTCTGGGTGCGGTTGACGCAGTGGTTCCTGGAGCGGCTCGACCGGCCAGGACGACAATAG
- a CDS encoding peptidase C39 family protein produces MPAEIRTARASDVDDLAAIEKAVFSSDRISRRSFRLFIERETAETLVAEVDGRVAGYAIVLFRKGSGVARLYSIATGPFFGGLGVGRMLLASAEDAAFEHDRMMLRLEVREDNSRAIRIYEQAGYRKIGREPGYYEDGETALRYEKTLRGDVPIATRVPFYQQTCEFTCGPCCLMMAMANFDRAFVPDPVMEIRLWREATTVFMMSGPGGCEPFGLAVSGYESGLAAEIFVSFYGALFLQSVRSEDKRRVMELAQVDFRRRAELYGIPVNYRSFSIDDIRTAIAAGKLVLVLISGFLMFGKKVPHWVLAIGDDGDHILIHDPWVEDERQETILDAANIPVPYGIFMNMAQFGRDGLRAAITLGKRDTQ; encoded by the coding sequence ATGCCTGCCGAGATCCGCACGGCCCGCGCGTCTGACGTCGATGATCTCGCCGCCATCGAGAAAGCCGTTTTCTCGAGCGATCGCATTTCCCGTCGCTCCTTTCGCCTGTTCATTGAGCGCGAGACCGCCGAGACGCTGGTCGCCGAAGTCGATGGCCGAGTCGCCGGCTACGCGATCGTGCTGTTTCGCAAGGGCAGTGGGGTGGCGCGGCTTTACTCCATAGCCACGGGTCCATTTTTTGGCGGGCTGGGTGTCGGCCGCATGCTGCTCGCGTCGGCGGAAGACGCAGCCTTCGAACACGACCGCATGATGCTGCGCCTCGAAGTGCGTGAGGACAACAGCCGGGCCATCCGCATCTACGAGCAGGCCGGCTACCGCAAGATTGGCCGTGAGCCGGGCTACTATGAGGATGGCGAGACCGCACTTCGCTATGAGAAAACCTTGCGCGGCGACGTTCCGATCGCCACCAGGGTGCCGTTCTATCAGCAGACCTGCGAGTTCACCTGCGGCCCATGCTGCCTGATGATGGCCATGGCCAATTTCGACCGCGCCTTCGTGCCCGATCCCGTGATGGAAATCCGCCTCTGGCGCGAGGCGACGACCGTCTTCATGATGTCGGGGCCGGGCGGCTGCGAGCCGTTTGGCCTTGCTGTGTCGGGGTACGAAAGCGGGCTCGCGGCGGAGATTTTCGTTTCCTTCTACGGCGCGCTGTTCCTGCAATCGGTGCGCAGCGAGGACAAGCGCCGGGTCATGGAACTGGCCCAGGTCGACTTTCGCCGCCGCGCGGAACTATACGGCATCCCGGTGAATTACCGCTCATTCAGCATCGATGACATCCGAACCGCGATCGCTGCGGGAAAACTGGTGCTGGTGCTGATCAGCGGCTTCCTGATGTTCGGCAAGAAGGTACCGCACTGGGTGCTGGCCATAGGCGATGATGGCGATCATATTCTGATCCACGATCCCTGGGTCGAGGACGAAAGGCAGGAAACCATCCTTGATGCCGCCAACATTCCCGTGCCCTACGGCATCTTCATGAACATGGCGCAGTTCGGCCGCGACGGACTGCGTGCCGCCATAACTTTGGGGAAGCGCGACACACAATGA
- a CDS encoding porin, which translates to MNIKSLLLGSAAALIAVSGARAADAVVVAEPEPAEYVKICDVYGAGYFYIPGTETCLRIGGYLRYDMGVGDSGTFDGVNNVADHMDGGSHDTWYKNMRFTLRTYTGQETELGTLKTFTETRWQFGNSSGDYDGSASTGWQAANTKADGTSKTSLNFAWIQLGGLRVGKDETAYDAFIGYAGNVIQDTIIPYGIKDTNVVQYYFDAGSGFTGVVSLEEGTGTSTIDSYVPHVVGGLKYKGDWGAITGVVAYDSNYEEVSGKVRLDVNVTKELSLFVMGGYGTDDNSKDDAANFLKIHGRTQYKPWGGNWAVWGGGTYKFNDKTAFNVQASADDDKNYALAANVAYTIVPGFTITTEVDWDHYGNYGNPSVYGNWSKADKKDGIGGIVRFQRNF; encoded by the coding sequence ATGAACATCAAGAGCCTCCTTCTCGGCTCAGCCGCGGCACTGATCGCGGTCTCCGGCGCTCGCGCCGCGGACGCGGTTGTCGTCGCCGAGCCGGAACCGGCCGAATACGTCAAGATCTGCGACGTCTACGGCGCCGGCTACTTCTACATCCCGGGCACCGAGACCTGCCTGCGCATCGGCGGCTATCTCCGCTATGACATGGGCGTTGGCGATTCGGGTACGTTCGATGGTGTCAATAACGTTGCCGATCACATGGATGGCGGCAGCCACGACACCTGGTACAAGAACATGCGTTTCACGCTGAGGACTTATACCGGCCAGGAAACCGAGCTCGGCACGTTGAAGACCTTCACCGAGACCCGCTGGCAGTTCGGCAATTCCTCCGGCGACTATGATGGAAGCGCAAGCACTGGCTGGCAGGCCGCCAATACCAAGGCAGATGGAACCAGCAAGACTTCGCTGAACTTCGCTTGGATCCAGCTCGGCGGCCTGCGCGTCGGTAAGGATGAGACAGCATACGATGCATTCATCGGTTACGCCGGCAACGTCATCCAGGACACGATCATCCCGTATGGCATCAAGGACACCAACGTCGTCCAGTATTATTTCGACGCTGGCAGCGGCTTCACGGGCGTGGTCTCACTCGAAGAAGGCACCGGCACCAGCACGATCGACAGCTATGTTCCGCATGTCGTCGGCGGCTTGAAGTACAAGGGCGACTGGGGTGCGATCACCGGCGTCGTCGCTTATGACAGCAACTATGAAGAAGTGTCCGGCAAGGTTCGCCTGGACGTCAACGTCACCAAGGAGCTGTCGCTCTTCGTCATGGGCGGCTACGGCACCGACGACAATTCCAAGGACGACGCTGCCAACTTCCTCAAAATCCATGGCCGCACCCAATACAAGCCATGGGGCGGCAACTGGGCCGTCTGGGGCGGCGGCACCTACAAGTTCAACGACAAGACCGCGTTCAACGTCCAGGCCTCGGCTGACGACGACAAGAACTACGCCTTGGCTGCGAACGTAGCTTATACCATCGTCCCCGGCTTCACGATCACGACCGAAGTCGACTGGGATCACTACGGCAACTACGGCAACCCCTCCGTCTACGGCAACTGGTCCAAGGCCGACAAGAAGGACGGTATCGGCGGCATCGTCCGCTTCCAGCGCAACTTCTAA
- the recO gene encoding DNA repair protein RecO — MEWRDEGIILGTRKHGETSAILEVMTRAHGRHLGLVRGGRSRKQQPVLQPGNRVDLLWRARLDEHLGTFQAEAIEMNAARLMDSAVAVYGLQTMAAHLRLLPERDAHGGLYEALAVMIAHLDDADAAGELVARFELLILDELGFGLDLSQCAATGTRQDLAYVSPKSGRAVSREAGAPWRDKMLVLPAFLQRGSGLRADPAAVEDAFRLTGFFFTRHVYEPRGIDQPDARAGFLAALRKYHAARKAIAGDNAA, encoded by the coding sequence ATGGAATGGCGCGACGAGGGAATCATTCTCGGCACCCGCAAGCATGGCGAAACCAGCGCCATCCTCGAGGTGATGACGCGTGCGCATGGCCGCCATCTCGGTCTCGTGCGCGGCGGTCGTTCGCGCAAGCAGCAGCCCGTTCTCCAGCCAGGCAATCGCGTCGATCTGTTATGGCGGGCGCGCCTTGACGAGCATCTCGGCACGTTCCAGGCCGAGGCCATCGAGATGAATGCCGCTCGGCTGATGGACAGCGCCGTCGCCGTCTATGGCCTGCAGACCATGGCCGCGCATTTGCGCCTCTTGCCCGAGCGTGACGCCCATGGCGGCCTTTACGAAGCGCTCGCCGTGATGATCGCCCATCTCGACGATGCCGATGCCGCAGGCGAACTGGTGGCGCGCTTCGAACTTCTGATCCTCGATGAGCTCGGCTTCGGCCTCGATCTCAGCCAATGTGCCGCCACCGGCACGAGGCAGGATCTGGCCTATGTCTCGCCGAAGTCGGGCCGCGCAGTGTCGCGCGAAGCCGGTGCGCCGTGGCGCGACAAGATGCTGGTACTGCCGGCCTTTTTGCAGCGCGGCTCCGGCCTGCGCGCCGATCCTGCGGCGGTCGAGGACGCCTTCCGGCTGACCGGGTTTTTCTTCACGCGCCACGTCTATGAACCGCGTGGTATCGACCAGCCCGATGCCCGCGCCGGCTTTCTCGCCGCACTGCGCAAATATCACGCAGCGCGCAAGGCTATTGCCGGAGACAATGCTGCATGA